In a single window of the Melissococcus plutonius ATCC 35311 genome:
- the ligA gene encoding NAD-dependent DNA ligase LigA: MEDKHPLTLTEATDRADELKEQLNQYSYEYYVQDKPSVEDYVYDRLYKELSEIETAYPDLITSDSPTQRVGGKILPGFEKVHHDSTMYSLNDGFSKEDIYNFDERIHRLTDQPFTYCCELKIDGLAISLRYKNGELVLGATRGDGTIGENITENLKTVRSIPLRLNKSISIEVRGECYMPKTSFVRLNQEREEEGCDIFANPRNAAAGSLRQLDSRITAKRNLNTFLYTVADFGSMTAKNQFDALNELTTIGIRTNPEKRLCQTIDEVWSFIEEYHEKRNELPYEIDGIVIKVNEFSEQNKLGFTVKAPRWAIAYKFPPEEARTTVNEIEWTVGRTGVVTPTAIMDPVRIAGTTVSRASLHNFDFIQMKDIRLKDEVIIYKAGDIIPEVAKALVETRTNESVPYQAPSHCPVCQSELVHLDEEVALRCINPKCPAQIKEGLNHFVSRNAMNIAGLGPRILAQLYEKKLVKDVADLYFVTEEQLMTLEKIKEKSANNIYQAIAASKNNSVEHLIFGLGIRHVGAKAAKILAEHFGDLKTLSQANQESIMVLDSIGEIIAESVVAYFEKIEVQELLVELEKAGINFKYTGTRPEQLNGDSFFKNKTVVLTGKLTNYTREEAKEQIESLGGNVTNSVSKKTDIVIAGEASGSKLAAAKELEVTVWDENQLTEALENHHPTV; encoded by the coding sequence ATGGAAGATAAGCATCCATTAACATTAACTGAAGCGACCGATCGAGCAGACGAATTAAAAGAACAACTTAATCAGTATTCTTATGAATATTATGTTCAGGACAAACCAAGTGTTGAAGATTATGTTTATGATCGTTTGTATAAGGAATTAAGCGAGATTGAAACAGCCTATCCAGACTTGATTACTTCTGACTCACCGACGCAGCGTGTTGGTGGAAAAATCTTACCAGGGTTCGAAAAGGTCCATCATGATAGCACCATGTATAGTTTGAATGATGGTTTTAGCAAAGAAGATATTTATAATTTTGATGAACGAATTCATCGTCTAACTGATCAACCCTTTACCTACTGTTGTGAGTTGAAAATTGATGGACTTGCTATTTCGTTACGTTATAAAAATGGCGAGCTTGTTCTTGGAGCTACTCGTGGAGATGGAACCATTGGTGAGAATATTACAGAAAATTTGAAAACAGTTCGATCAATTCCCTTAAGATTAAACAAGTCTATATCAATTGAAGTCCGAGGAGAATGTTATATGCCAAAGACATCTTTCGTTCGTTTGAATCAGGAACGTGAGGAAGAAGGATGTGATATTTTTGCTAATCCAAGAAATGCAGCGGCAGGTAGTCTAAGACAATTAGATTCACGAATCACTGCTAAGCGTAATTTAAATACATTTTTATATACGGTAGCTGATTTTGGCTCAATGACAGCTAAAAATCAATTTGATGCATTGAATGAACTAACTACAATTGGAATACGTACAAATCCTGAAAAACGGTTATGTCAAACCATTGATGAAGTTTGGTCTTTTATCGAAGAATATCATGAGAAACGTAATGAACTTCCTTATGAAATTGATGGCATTGTTATTAAAGTAAATGAATTCTCTGAACAAAATAAACTAGGTTTTACGGTAAAAGCACCACGTTGGGCAATTGCGTATAAATTTCCGCCAGAAGAAGCTAGAACAACAGTGAATGAAATTGAATGGACTGTTGGAAGAACAGGCGTTGTGACGCCAACAGCAATTATGGATCCAGTTAGAATTGCTGGCACAACCGTTAGTCGTGCCAGTTTACACAATTTTGATTTTATTCAAATGAAAGATATTCGTTTGAAAGATGAAGTAATCATTTATAAAGCAGGCGATATTATTCCAGAAGTTGCAAAAGCATTGGTTGAAACAAGAACTAATGAGAGTGTTCCATATCAAGCACCCAGTCATTGCCCAGTTTGTCAAAGTGAATTGGTTCATTTGGATGAAGAAGTAGCATTACGTTGCATCAATCCAAAGTGTCCCGCTCAAATTAAAGAGGGACTTAATCATTTTGTTTCCAGAAATGCTATGAATATTGCAGGTTTAGGACCAAGAATTTTAGCACAACTATATGAAAAAAAATTGGTAAAAGATGTCGCCGATCTTTACTTTGTTACTGAAGAACAATTGATGACTTTAGAAAAAATCAAAGAAAAATCTGCAAATAATATCTACCAAGCAATTGCAGCAAGTAAAAATAACTCAGTCGAGCACTTAATTTTTGGATTAGGAATTCGTCATGTAGGTGCAAAGGCGGCAAAAATTCTAGCAGAACACTTTGGTGATTTAAAGACACTTTCACAGGCAAATCAAGAAAGTATTATGGTGCTAGATTCAATCGGAGAAATCATTGCTGAAAGTGTAGTTGCCTATTTTGAAAAAATAGAAGTCCAGGAACTGTTGGTCGAATTAGAAAAAGCTGGTATAAACTTTAAATATACTGGGACTCGACCTGAGCAATTAAATGGTGATTCTTTCTTTAAAAATAAAACGGTAGTTTTAACTGGAAAATTAACAAACTATACTAGAGAAGAAGCGAAAGAGCAAATTGAAAGTCTTGGTGGGAATGTCACCAATAGCGTCTCTAAAAAAACAGATATTGTCATTGCTGGAGAAGCTTCTGGTAGTAAATTAGCCGCAGCGAAAGAGCTAGAGGTAACAGTTTGGGATGAAAATCAGTTGACAGAAGCACTAGAGAATCATCATCCAACTGTATGA
- a CDS encoding DUF1149 family protein, giving the protein MEIERQQELVEAFHYATITPEIKNEDRKTELNIGMSPIEPTEDESGENSILAVRLDFQLVFDECILSGAISQINHIINRKIKAQEDVTSSEVDQLAAPLFDIVKRLVYEVTEIALDKPGMQLNFQYSDESK; this is encoded by the coding sequence GTGGAAATTGAACGCCAACAAGAATTAGTAGAAGCTTTTCATTATGCTACAATCACACCAGAGATAAAAAACGAAGATCGAAAAACAGAATTAAATATCGGTATGTCGCCTATTGAACCTACAGAGGATGAATCAGGTGAAAATTCAATTTTAGCTGTTCGTTTAGATTTTCAATTAGTTTTTGATGAATGTATTTTATCAGGTGCAATTAGTCAAATAAATCATATTATCAATCGAAAAATTAAAGCTCAGGAAGATGTCACTTCTTCCGAGGTAGATCAACTAGCAGCACCATTATTTGATATTGTAAAAAGACTCGTTTATGAAGTGACAGAAATTGCTTTAGACAAGCCAGGCATGCAATTAAATTTTCAGTATTCTGATGAATCAAAATAA
- a CDS encoding amino acid ABC transporter ATP-binding protein — protein MAEKILVEHLVKQYNDNLVLNDINVSIKEGEVVCVIGPSGSGKSTFLRCLNKLEVPTSGDIIIDGANLTDKNTNINKVRQHIGMVFQHFNLFPHLSIMENITLAPVDINRMSKEEAQKKALELLETVGLATKKDAYPDSLSGGQKQRVAIARALAMNPNIMLFDEPTSALDPEMVGDVLNVMKKLANEGMTMVIVTHEMGFAKEVANRVMFMDGGNFVEDSTPQEIFEHPKNARTKDFLNKVLDI, from the coding sequence ATGGCTGAAAAAATACTTGTTGAACACTTGGTAAAACAATATAATGATAATCTGGTTTTAAATGATATCAATGTTTCAATTAAAGAAGGAGAAGTTGTTTGTGTTATTGGACCCTCTGGATCAGGAAAAAGTACCTTTTTACGTTGCTTAAACAAATTAGAAGTACCAACAAGTGGCGATATTATTATTGATGGTGCCAATCTAACAGATAAAAATACAAATATCAATAAAGTAAGACAACATATTGGAATGGTATTTCAACATTTTAATTTATTTCCACATCTTTCAATCATGGAAAATATTACATTGGCACCAGTTGATATCAATCGCATGTCTAAAGAAGAAGCACAAAAAAAGGCACTTGAACTATTAGAAACCGTTGGATTAGCAACAAAAAAAGATGCCTATCCAGATTCATTATCAGGTGGTCAAAAACAAAGAGTAGCAATTGCTAGAGCTTTAGCAATGAATCCCAATATTATGCTGTTTGATGAACCAACTTCGGCACTTGATCCTGAAATGGTTGGAGATGTATTAAACGTCATGAAAAAACTTGCCAATGAGGGAATGACTATGGTGATTGTCACTCATGAAATGGGCTTTGCAAAAGAAGTTGCTAATCGAGTCATGTTCATGGATGGTGGGAATTTTGTAGAAGACAGTACACCTCAAGAGATTTTTGAACATCCAAAAAATGCTCGTACGAAAGATTTTTTAAACAAGGTATTAGATATATAA
- a CDS encoding putative ABC transporter permease → MREIADKLIKLDYFQLFAYFLGFAFLGWIFETFVVLVSKQQFTYRGFFFAYRNIHYYFPAISENSILGKLRLIWGLPMINIYGIGGIVIFFALNHFKHQPIKLFFYGAVFMTLFELFGSYFCTMVLGRAYWNYSKDFMNFEGRICLQSTLAWGLLSVIVVIGIEPEFQKLYRQLQQVSHFQVYLSLLAIYAVICMLVKYFIDPDIIPN, encoded by the coding sequence ATGAGAGAAATTGCTGATAAATTAATTAAGCTAGATTATTTTCAACTATTTGCTTATTTTTTAGGTTTTGCTTTCTTAGGTTGGATCTTTGAAACATTCGTTGTACTGGTAAGTAAACAGCAATTTACCTATCGTGGGTTCTTTTTTGCTTATCGCAATATTCATTATTATTTTCCTGCTATTTCTGAAAATTCCATTCTCGGAAAATTACGTTTGATATGGGGATTGCCAATGATTAATATTTATGGTATTGGCGGTATTGTAATTTTTTTTGCTTTAAATCATTTCAAACATCAACCAATTAAGCTGTTCTTTTATGGTGCTGTATTCATGACTTTATTTGAGCTTTTTGGTAGTTATTTTTGTACAATGGTTTTAGGAAGAGCTTATTGGAATTATTCAAAGGATTTTATGAATTTTGAAGGTAGAATATGTCTTCAGTCAACTCTTGCCTGGGGGCTTCTATCAGTAATTGTTGTAATAGGAATTGAACCAGAATTTCAAAAACTTTATAGACAGTTGCAGCAAGTTTCTCATTTTCAAGTTTATTTATCCTTATTAGCAATCTATGCAGTGATTTGTATGCTTGTTAAATATTTTATTGATCCAGATATTATTCCAAATTAA
- the gatC gene encoding Asp-tRNA(Asn)/Glu-tRNA(Gln) amidotransferase subunit GatC yields the protein MVNSEEKIKKIAELSKLSFSPDELKSFTSQLEKIINMVEELEEVDTTGVPFTANIIEGINVLREDVSEKGTPREELLRNAPDAENGYIKVPTMIDNGEAGA from the coding sequence ATGGTAAATAGTGAAGAAAAAATAAAGAAAATAGCTGAACTTTCAAAATTATCCTTTTCTCCTGATGAATTAAAAAGTTTTACTAGTCAATTAGAAAAAATAATAAATATGGTTGAAGAATTGGAAGAAGTCGATACAACTGGGGTTCCTTTTACAGCAAATATAATTGAAGGAATTAATGTATTAAGAGAAGATGTATCAGAAAAAGGAACACCTAGAGAAGAATTGTTAAGAAATGCACCTGATGCTGAGAATGGGTATATTAAAGTTCCAACAATGATTGATAATGGGGAGGCTGGTGCATAA
- the gatA gene encoding Asp-tRNA(Asn)/Glu-tRNA(Gln) amidotransferase subunit GatA, whose protein sequence is MTKLYDKSVTELHDLLISKEITAQDLTKETLDRIKETDDKIDAFITVSEEKALELAKFVDKKGITESNFLAGIPVGVKDNIITKDILTTAASKILYNFKPNYDATVMDKMYQADMIPIGKLNMDEFAMGGSSETSYFKNTKNAWDQTKVPGGSSGGSAAAVAAGQIPVSLGSDTGGSIRQPAAFNGVVGLKPTYGRISRFGLIAFASSLDQIGPITRNVKDNALVLNTISGYDKRDSTSAGRSVPDFTEGLTGDIKGMKIALPKEYIGEGVDREVCHAIEKAAETLRDLGATVEEVSLPHSKSGVAVYYIVASSEASSNLQRYDGIRYGYRSENSKDLEDLYIHSRSEGFGDEVKRRIMLGTFALSASAYDACYKKAGQVRTLIKQDFDKVFEEYDLIIGPTTPTVAFGLKENFNQPISMYMSDILTIPVNLAGLPGMSIPAGFSEGLPIGLQIIGKHFDEKTMYKAAYAFEQATNFYKEKPAILGGKD, encoded by the coding sequence ATGACAAAATTATATGATAAATCTGTGACAGAATTGCATGACTTATTAATTTCAAAAGAAATTACGGCACAGGATTTAACCAAAGAAACACTAGATAGAATTAAAGAAACAGACGATAAAATTGATGCATTTATTACTGTTAGTGAAGAAAAAGCTTTAGAATTAGCAAAATTTGTTGATAAAAAAGGCATAACAGAATCTAATTTTTTAGCAGGAATTCCTGTCGGTGTTAAAGATAATATTATTACTAAAGATATTCTGACAACAGCAGCTTCAAAAATTTTGTATAATTTCAAACCAAACTATGATGCAACCGTAATGGATAAAATGTATCAAGCAGATATGATTCCAATTGGAAAATTAAATATGGATGAATTTGCTATGGGTGGCAGTAGTGAAACTTCTTATTTCAAAAATACTAAAAATGCTTGGGATCAAACAAAAGTTCCAGGGGGATCCTCTGGCGGTTCTGCTGCAGCTGTTGCAGCTGGACAAATTCCTGTATCTTTAGGAAGTGATACTGGAGGAAGTATTCGTCAACCTGCTGCATTCAATGGGGTTGTAGGATTAAAGCCAACTTATGGTCGTATTTCACGTTTTGGATTGATTGCATTTGCTTCTAGCCTTGATCAAATTGGACCAATTACTCGCAATGTTAAAGACAATGCATTAGTTTTAAATACCATCAGTGGCTATGATAAAAGAGATAGCACTTCTGCTGGACGGAGTGTTCCTGATTTTACAGAAGGTCTGACAGGAGATATTAAAGGCATGAAAATTGCTTTACCAAAAGAATACATAGGTGAAGGCGTTGATAGAGAAGTTTGTCATGCCATTGAAAAAGCAGCCGAAACACTTAGAGATCTTGGAGCGACAGTTGAAGAAGTAAGTTTGCCACATTCAAAATCTGGTGTAGCTGTCTATTATATTGTTGCTTCTTCAGAAGCCAGCTCTAATTTGCAACGTTACGATGGCATTCGCTATGGATATCGTTCAGAAAATAGTAAAGATCTAGAAGATTTATATATTCATTCACGTTCAGAAGGCTTTGGTGATGAGGTAAAACGTCGAATTATGTTAGGAACATTTGCTTTAAGTGCTAGTGCATATGATGCATGCTACAAAAAAGCTGGACAGGTTCGAACCTTGATCAAGCAAGATTTCGATAAGGTTTTTGAGGAATATGATTTAATTATTGGACCAACAACACCAACCGTTGCTTTTGGGTTAAAAGAAAACTTCAATCAACCAATTTCTATGTATATGAGTGATATTTTAACAATTCCTGTAAACCTAGCTGGTCTACCAGGAATGTCAATTCCTGCTGGGTTTTCTGAAGGATTACCGATTGGATTGCAAATTATCGGAAAACATTTTGATGAAAAAACAATGTACAAGGCTGCTTATGCATTCGAGCAGGCAACCAATTTTTATAAGGAAAAACCAGCAATCTTGGGAGGGAAAGACTAA
- a CDS encoding diacylglycerol kinase, with protein sequence MKKARIIYNPTSGKELIKKNLADILSILEETGYEASAFATTPEKNSAKNEAYRAANLGFDLIVAAGGDGTINEVVNGIAPLKKRPKMAIIPAGTTNDYARALKIPRNNIIGAAKVIQKKQTVKMDIGKANKTYFINIAAGGQLTELTYEVPSELKSIFGYLAYLAKGAEMLPKVKPIKIRMEYDEGVYEGNASMFFLGLTNSVGGFERIAPDAKLNDGKFSLIIVKTANIFEILHLATLMLNGGKHIEDKRLIYTKTSFLHTEILAKNRRMMINLDGEYGGDTPMDFINLPRHIEMFANTDAIPPNAIMGTVLNHYEENAEREANHNEKLEKKELIEKVE encoded by the coding sequence ATGAAAAAAGCAAGAATCATTTATAATCCCACTTCTGGTAAAGAATTAATCAAAAAAAATTTGGCTGATATTCTCAGTATTTTAGAAGAAACGGGGTATGAAGCTAGTGCCTTTGCGACAACTCCAGAAAAAAATTCTGCTAAGAATGAGGCTTATCGAGCTGCTAATTTAGGATTTGATTTAATTGTTGCAGCCGGTGGTGATGGTACTATTAATGAAGTAGTCAATGGTATTGCTCCATTAAAGAAAAGGCCAAAAATGGCAATCATTCCTGCTGGAACAACAAATGATTATGCACGAGCTTTAAAAATTCCACGTAATAATATCATTGGTGCAGCCAAGGTAATTCAAAAAAAACAAACGGTAAAAATGGATATCGGTAAAGCGAATAAAACTTATTTTATTAATATTGCAGCTGGTGGACAATTGACAGAATTGACTTATGAAGTTCCTTCAGAGCTTAAAAGTATTTTTGGCTACTTAGCTTATTTAGCTAAGGGAGCCGAAATGCTACCAAAAGTCAAACCAATTAAAATACGGATGGAATATGATGAAGGCGTCTATGAAGGAAATGCTTCGATGTTCTTTCTAGGATTAACAAATTCTGTTGGTGGTTTTGAACGGATTGCACCAGATGCAAAATTAAATGATGGAAAATTTTCATTAATTATTGTTAAAACTGCCAATATTTTTGAAATTCTTCATCTTGCAACCCTTATGTTGAATGGCGGCAAGCACATTGAAGATAAACGACTTATTTATACAAAAACAAGTTTTTTACACACAGAAATACTAGCAAAAAATCGACGAATGATGATTAACTTAGACGGTGAATATGGTGGTGATACACCAATGGACTTTATTAATTTGCCTCGTCATATTGAAATGTTTGCGAATACAGATGCCATTCCGCCAAACGCTATTATGGGCACTGTCTTAAATCATTATGAAGAAAACGCCGAACGTGAAGCCAATCATAATGAAAAATTAGAAAAGAAAGAACTAATTGAAAAAGTGGAATAA
- the rlmD gene encoding 23S rRNA (uracil(1939)-C(5))-methyltransferase RlmD, with amino-acid sequence MKEYPINKNDKITVEIIDLTHEGLGIAKIDHYPIFIENSLPGEIVDILIVKVGNKFAFGKVIEWQKISPERRDLKNYVLLQTGIAPLQHMSYGEQLLFKQKQVKNVMKKIAKLPDTPVLPTIGMAVPKGYRNKAQIPARKVDNQLETGFFRKNSHELIPIQDFYIQDPKIDQAILVIRDILRRFQVKPYNEQEHTGNLRQIIIRRGHYSHEMMVILVTRTKKLFNHEQLVKEIMQKLPETISIIQNINPDKTNVIMGEESILLYGNPYINDQLLGKNYHISAASFYQVNTEQTEYLYKTAIEFAGLSPTDQVVDAYCGIGTIALSLAEQVKHVYGVEIIEAAILDARENAAINQIENCTFNIGKAEEVMIDWQKAGISPNIIFVDPPRKGLTESFIETCTEMDPNRIIYISCNPATLARDLKLFAELGYETRKIQPVDLFPQTYHVETVALLQKIDHLSG; translated from the coding sequence ATGAAGGAATATCCAATAAATAAAAATGATAAGATTACTGTTGAAATTATCGATTTAACACATGAAGGGTTAGGGATTGCCAAAATTGATCATTATCCTATTTTTATAGAAAATAGTTTACCGGGAGAGATCGTTGATATTTTGATTGTTAAGGTTGGAAATAAGTTTGCTTTTGGAAAAGTTATCGAATGGCAAAAAATAAGTCCTGAACGAAGAGATCTAAAAAACTATGTGTTATTACAAACGGGCATTGCTCCCTTACAACATATGAGTTATGGAGAACAATTGTTATTTAAACAAAAACAAGTAAAAAATGTAATGAAAAAAATTGCGAAATTACCCGATACTCCGGTTCTTCCAACGATTGGAATGGCTGTTCCCAAGGGATATAGGAATAAAGCACAAATCCCTGCAAGAAAAGTAGATAATCAATTGGAAACCGGATTTTTCCGAAAAAATAGTCATGAATTGATTCCTATCCAAGATTTTTATATTCAAGATCCGAAAATTGATCAAGCAATCTTAGTGATTCGAGATATTTTAAGACGTTTTCAGGTAAAACCTTATAATGAACAAGAACATACAGGAAACTTAAGGCAAATTATCATTCGTAGAGGACATTATTCACACGAAATGATGGTTATTCTTGTTACACGAACAAAAAAGTTATTTAATCATGAACAACTAGTAAAAGAGATTATGCAAAAATTGCCTGAAACTATTTCTATTATTCAAAACATTAATCCAGACAAGACAAATGTTATTATGGGAGAAGAATCCATCCTATTATACGGTAATCCCTATATTAATGATCAACTTTTAGGAAAAAATTATCATATTTCTGCAGCTTCTTTTTATCAAGTCAATACAGAACAAACAGAATATTTATATAAAACAGCTATTGAATTTGCTGGGCTTTCACCAACGGATCAGGTAGTTGATGCTTATTGTGGTATTGGAACTATCGCTCTATCTTTAGCGGAACAAGTGAAACATGTATACGGCGTAGAAATTATTGAGGCAGCTATTTTAGATGCTAGAGAAAACGCAGCAATCAACCAAATTGAGAATTGTACATTTAATATCGGAAAAGCGGAAGAAGTAATGATAGATTGGCAAAAAGCCGGGATTTCTCCCAATATTATTTTTGTTGATCCACCACGAAAAGGCCTGACAGAATCTTTTATTGAAACATGTACAGAAATGGATCCGAATAGAATTATCTATATTTCTTGTAATCCTGCAACACTTGCTAGAGATTTAAAATTATTCGCTGAATTGGGTTATGAAACAAGGAAAATTCAACCTGTTGATTTGTTTCCACAAACCTATCATGTTGAAACAGTTGCGTTACTCCAAAAGATTGATCATTTATCAGGCTAG
- the gatB gene encoding Asp-tRNA(Asn)/Glu-tRNA(Gln) amidotransferase subunit GatB: MNFETIIGLEVHVELKTNSKIFSPAPVCFGAEPNSNTNVIDWGYPGVLPVMNKKALEFGIKASLALNCSISKDTHFDRKNYFYPDNPKAYQITQDTQPIGRNGWIEIEVEGQKKRIRIERVHLEEDAGKNIHGNDGSFVDYNRQGTPLIEIVSEADMRSPEEAYAYLEALRSIIQFTEVSDVKMEEGSMRCDANLSLRPYGQEAFGTKAELKNLNSLMHVKKGLIFEEKRQAKVLMSGGVIQQETRRFDETTNQTILMRIKEGASDYRYFPEPDLPRFVIDYEWIEEIRNTLPEMPASRRTRYVKELGLPEYDAMVLTLSKEMSDFFEATLAAGADAKLASNWLMGDVSAYLNSERLELSETKLTPINLAEMIKLIIDGTISSKMAKKVFKELIEKGGNANEIVQAKGLIQLSNPAQLLPMINEVLDNNQQSIEDFKNGKDRAIGFLVGQIMKKTKGQANPNVVNKLLQEELAKQ; the protein is encoded by the coding sequence ATGAATTTTGAAACTATTATTGGATTAGAGGTTCACGTAGAATTAAAAACTAATTCAAAAATCTTTTCTCCAGCACCAGTTTGTTTCGGTGCTGAGCCAAATAGTAATACCAATGTAATTGACTGGGGATATCCAGGAGTTTTACCAGTTATGAATAAAAAAGCATTAGAATTTGGCATTAAGGCTTCTCTTGCACTCAATTGCTCAATTTCAAAAGATACACATTTTGATCGCAAAAATTATTTTTATCCAGATAATCCAAAAGCCTATCAAATTACTCAGGATACACAACCAATTGGCAGAAATGGCTGGATTGAAATTGAAGTAGAAGGTCAGAAAAAGAGAATTAGGATTGAACGCGTACATTTAGAAGAGGATGCTGGAAAAAATATTCACGGCAATGATGGTTCATTTGTTGATTATAATCGTCAAGGTACACCACTCATTGAAATTGTTTCTGAAGCAGATATGCGTTCACCAGAAGAAGCATATGCCTATCTAGAAGCACTGCGTTCAATTATTCAGTTTACTGAGGTTTCTGATGTAAAAATGGAAGAAGGATCTATGCGTTGTGATGCAAATCTTTCTTTACGTCCCTATGGTCAGGAAGCTTTTGGAACTAAGGCAGAGCTTAAAAATTTAAACTCTTTGATGCATGTGAAAAAAGGGTTAATATTTGAAGAAAAACGCCAAGCGAAAGTTTTAATGTCAGGTGGAGTCATTCAACAAGAAACACGACGTTTTGATGAAACAACAAATCAAACAATTTTAATGCGAATTAAAGAAGGGGCCAGCGATTATCGCTATTTCCCAGAACCTGATCTTCCACGTTTTGTTATTGATTATGAATGGATTGAAGAAATAAGGAATACTTTACCAGAAATGCCAGCTTCAAGACGTACTCGTTATGTCAAGGAACTTGGATTGCCTGAGTATGATGCAATGGTTTTAACATTGTCAAAAGAAATGTCTGATTTCTTTGAAGCAACATTGGCTGCAGGTGCTGATGCAAAATTAGCTTCTAATTGGTTAATGGGAGATGTATCCGCCTATTTAAATAGTGAAAGACTTGAATTATCAGAAACAAAATTAACACCGATTAATCTTGCTGAGATGATTAAGCTAATTATTGATGGAACAATTAGTTCGAAAATGGCTAAAAAAGTATTTAAAGAATTAATTGAAAAGGGTGGTAATGCCAATGAAATTGTTCAAGCAAAAGGCTTAATTCAATTGTCAAATCCAGCACAATTATTACCAATGATTAATGAAGTGTTAGACAATAATCAACAATCAATTGAAGATTTTAAAAATGGAAAAGATCGTGCTATCGGCTTTTTAGTTGGTCAAATTATGAAAAAAACCAAAGGGCAGGCAAATCCTAATGTTGTTAACAAGTTACTACAAGAAGAGCTGGCAAAACAATAG